One region of Gouania willdenowi chromosome 13, fGouWil2.1, whole genome shotgun sequence genomic DNA includes:
- the snrpa gene encoding U1 small nuclear ribonucleoprotein A: MTTPEVRLNHTIYINNLNEKIKKDELKKSLYAIFSQFGQILDILVARNLKMKGQAFVIFKEVNSASNALRSMQGFPFYDKPMRIQYAKQDSDIIAKMKGTFVERDRKKEKRVKKPEGSSKKGGQAAAMVGGVPSAMSGMPPMSQAPRMMHMPGQPPYMPPPGMMPPPGMAPGQMPPGGMPPGQMMPGQMPQQISENPPNHILFLTNLPEETNELMLSMLFNQFPGFKEVRLVPGRHDIAFVEFDNEVQAGAARDALQGFKITQTNAMKISFAKK; this comes from the exons ATGACTACTCCGGAGGTTCGGCTTAATCATACGATCTACATCAACAActtaaatgagaaaataaagaaagatg aGTTGAAGAAGTCTCTGTACGCCATCTTCTCTCAGTTTGGACAGATTTTAGACATATTGGTGGCTCGAAACCTAAAGATGAAGGGCCAGGCCTTTGTTATCTTTAAAGAGGTCAACAGCGCCTCCAACGCCCTCAGATCCATGCAGGGCTTCCCGTTCTATGACAAACCTATG CGAATCCAGTATGCCAAGCAGGACTCTGACATTATAGCTAAGATGAAGGGTACCTTTGTGGAGCGTGACCGTAAAAAGgagaaaagggttaaaaaaccTGAGGGAAGCTCTAAGAAGGGTGGACAAGCTGCTGCCATGGTTGGTGGAGTCCCTTCTGCCATGTCT GGAATGCCTCCAATGAGTCAGGCACCACGCATGATGCACATGCCAGGCCAGCCGCCTTACATGCCCCCTCCGGGCATGATGCCTCCTCCTGGAATGGCCCCTGGACAGATGCCCCCTGGTGGCATGCCTCCTGGTCAGATGATGCCTGGACAAATGCCCCAGCAG ATTTCAGAAAATCCACCAAATCACATCCTCTTCCTTACCAACCTGCCAGAGGAGACCAACGAGCTTATGCTCTCCATGCTCTTTAACCA GTTCCCAGGGTTCAAAGAAGTGCGTCTGGTCCCAGGACGCCACGACATTGCATTTGTGGAGTTTGATAATGAGGTGCAGGCTGGTGCTGCACGAGACGCACTACAGGGCTTCAAGATCACACAGACCAACGCTATGAAGATTTCATTTGCCaagaaataa